CGCACCATCGCGCCATTCTGGGACGGCAACGAGACGTGGCTGATCCTCGGCGGCGTCGGTCTGTTCGTCGCCTTCCCGCGCGCCTATGCGGTGATCATGCCGGCGCTATACATCCCGGTGATCGTGATGCTTGTGGCGCTGGTGTTCCGCGGCGTCGCTTTCGAATTCCGCACCGTGTCGCGCAGCAAGACCGGCTGGAGCTTCGCCTTCGCGCTCGGCTCGACCTTGGCCGCGTTCTCGCAGGGCGTCATCCTCGGAGGGCTGGTGCAGGGCATCGCGGTGACCAACCGCGAATTTTCCGGCGGTCATTTCCACTGGGCAACGCCGTTCTCTTTTCTATGCGGCGTGGCGCTGGTCGCCGGCTACGCCCTGCTCGGCACCACCTGGCTGCACATGAAGACCGAAGGCCAAGTCGCGGCGCGCGCGCAGCGGCAAGCCAAATACTGGCTGATCGCAGTCCTCGTCTTCATGGCGGCGGTAAGTCTCTATACACCGATCGCGGAGCCGCGCATCGCCGCACGCTGGTTCTCGCTGCCGAACTTCTATTTCCTGTGGCCGGTGCCGACGATCACCGCGCTCGTTGCTTTTGCCTGCTGGCACTGGATCGAACGCGGCCGCGAAGTGCCGCCGTTTCTGGCGTCGATCGCGCTATTCATGCTCGGCTATATCGGTCTTGTGATCTCGAACTATCCGTATCTGGTGCCGCCGTCGCTCACCATCTGGGACACGTCGGCCTCAGCCGGCAGCCAGGTGTTCATGCTGATCGGCACGCTGTTCCTGCTGCCGATGGTCATCGGCTATGTAATCTTCGTATACTGGATATTCCGCGGCAAGGTGCGCGAAGGCGAGAGCTATCACTAGCTCACGTCGTCGGCGCTCGTTGCTATTGCGCCGGCGGGCGCAGCACGGCCCAGCCGATGCGGACTGGCGGCAGACGGCCCTGCACCGCGCGGTCGAACTGACGCGGCAGTTCCGGCACCAGCCCGGGAAACTGCGTACGCAGATCCTCCGGCACCGCATTGTTGGCGGCCGCCGGCCAGACCAGCACGCCGCCATGGGCCGCGACATCGTCAACGCTGACCCAGGGACTGCGCTGCGGCGCCCAGGCGAAGAACACATGCGGGCGGCCTTGCGGCCCGCCCGGCGCCATCATGGCGATCAGCGGCGCCAGCCGCGCATCGCCGCTGACATATTGCAGCGGCTTGCCGGTGCGCCGCTGATAGGTCTCAGCGAAGAACTCCGCCTGGTTGGCCGACGGCTGCGCCAGGCGATTGTCGCGCGCAAAGGTCCATGGCGCGACGAGCAGGCTGAGCGCGAGCAGCAGCGGCGGCGCCACCAGCAGCGCAAGCCATGACGACGACACCCAGTGCTCGCGATAGATGAGCACGCGATTTCCGGCGGCGAGAACCACCGCCATGCCGGACAGCAAGGCCAGCGGCGCCAGCATCGACCATGTCGTCAGCGCGCCGAACGACGACAGCAGTGCCGCCTGCGGCACGCGCTCGCCGATCAGCACCAGCGCGATGACGACAAGCGCCGGCGCCAGGGCGAAGAAATAAACGAAAGCGCGCGCCGCGGGCTCCACCGGACTGCGATCAATCTCCGGCGCACGCTCGTTGCGGCCGCGGCCGATGCCGGTCGACAGCACCGCCAGCAACAGCAGCCCGAGATGCACGGCGACCAGTGCGCCGGCAAGCCGCAAGGCCGAAACTCCTGCGGTGCTTTCCTGAAGCGTAGCCGCCACCAGCGGCCAGGACTGGCTCAGCCAGGCGGCATAGGGAGCGACCACGACCACTAGCAGCAGAAGCGCCAGCCACGGCTCGGGATGGCGGAGTGCCTCCCGGCCGCGCCGCGTCAGCGGCGTGAAGACGATCAGCAATGCGACCAGCACGATGCCGGCAAAGTGCGTCAGCAGCAGCAGGCCGAGATCAACGCTGAGCAAAAACCAGCTACCACGTCTGCCTTCGCCCAGCGCGCGCCAATAGTGCATCAGGGCCAGCGCCCATAATGGGATGGCCAGCACCGCCGGGCCGAAATCCGGGCTCGGCACCGTAAAGGCGGCGATGCCAACCATCAGGAGAATGGCAAGCACGGCATGGCGCGTGCCGATCAACGTGCGGCCAAGCGTGAACACGGCCCACAGCGCCACAACGATACAGATTTGCGACAGGGCGTAGAGGCCGAACATGCCGCCGCCGCGAAATGCGATCTCGGCAAGCCAGAATGCCAAAGGCGGCCCCAGATAGCTGCCGAGCTGGAATTCGCGACCGACCGCCAGCACCAGCGGCAGGTCACCGGGCGGCGATGAGAAGAACAGTGCCGGGATCAGCGTCCACAGCATGCCCTGCGACAGCGCCACGAACCAGAACACGACCTTGGGCCGGCCGCGGAGGAATTCGATGATCAGGGAGACGTGGTGCATGGCTCTCTTATCCCTCCCCGCTTGCGGGGAGGGTCCGGCGCGCAGCGCCGGGGGTGGGGTCAGAGTGTGCGGCACCCCACCCGGCTCGCTGCGCTCGCCACCCTCCCCGAAGACGGGGAGGGATAAGCAAGCAAATCAATAAAGAACGCCGTCTAAAGTGGCAACACGGCCGCGAGCGCCTCATCGGGCACATCCTCGAGCCGCTCGCCCATCGCCGCGAACTTGGCCGCCACCGGCGCGAAGGAGCGGCGGTGGTGCGGCGTCGGCCCGAGCGCCTGCAAGGCACGGAAATGCTCGGGCACGCTGTAACCCATATGCCGCTCGAAGCCGTAGCCGGGATAGGCTTCGGCCAGCCGCATCATGTAGCGGTCGCGCGTCACCTTGGCGACAATCGACGCCGCCGCCACCGACAGCACCAGCGCGTCGCCCGAGACCACGGCCTCGCAGTCGCATCCGCAATCGATCTTCATGTTGCCGTCCATGAAGACGAGCTTTGGCCGGACCGGCAGCGCCTTCACGGCGCGAGCCGAGGCCCAGAGCGAGGCGCGCAGGATATTGTCGCGATCGATGCGATCGACCGAGGCGAAGGCGACCGAGACCTGCGCGGTGGCGCAGATTTTCTCGTAGAGCTTCTCGCGCGCCTCGGCGTCGAGCTTCTTGGAATCGTTGAGCCCGCGCGGAATGCGGTCGGGATCGAGGATCACGGCAGCGGACACAACCGGCCCGGCGAGCGGTCCCCGTCCCGCCTCGTCGCAGCCGGCAACGGGAAAGATGCCGGCCTTCAACGCGCGGCGCTCGCGGCGGAAGGTCGGGCGCAGGATTGGCTCGACCAGCGGCAATTGCGCTTTCGCGGCGGATTTCGCGGCCGGTTTCCGCGCAGTTTTCTTTTTGGAGGCAGGTGCCATGGGCCGATGGGTACGCCCGAGTCGGGCGCCCGTTCAACCCTATTCACGCCCGCCGGTGAAAAACGGGGACAGAAGCTGTCATCGCCCGCGAAAGCGGGCGATCCGGCGTTCCTCGCCTCAGACAGAAGGGCTAGGTCCTCCGCATTCGCGGAGGACGACACTCAGCACCTAAAACAAACTCATCTGCGCCTCATCCGGCCTGGGATGCCGGAAGTGCTCGGTCGACAGCTTGCGTTTGGCGACGTTGAGGCCGAGCTTCTCGCAGGCCAGTTCAAACCGCCGGCCGATCAGCCAAGCATAAGGCCCCTTACCTTTCATGCGCGTGCCCCATTCGGAATCGTAGTCCTTACCGCCGCGCATCTCGCGCACCAGCCTGAAGACATGACCGGCGCGATCCGGATAATTGGCTTCCAGCCATTCGCGGAACAGATCGCGCACCTCGAGCGGCAGGCGCAGCATGACATAGCCTGCTTCCTTGACGCCGGCCGCCGCGGCAGCGTCGAGAATACGTTCGATCTCGCTGTCATTCAGCGCCGGGATGATCGGCGCCACCATGACCGTGGTCGGCACGCCGGCCTGAGATAACTGGCGCAGCGCCTCGAGCCGCTTAATCGGTGTCGCTGCACGCGGCTCCATCTTGCGCGCCAGTTCGGGATCGAGCGTCGTCACCGAAAGCGCCACCTTGGCCAGATTGCGTTCGGCCATCCGCGCGAGGATATCGAGATCGCGCGTTACCAGCGCCGACTTGGTCACGATGCCGACGGGATGACCGGCGCGATCGAGCGTTTCGAGAATGCGGCGCATCACCTTGTAGCGCCGCTCGATCGGCTGATACGGGTCGGTATTGGTGCCGATCGCGATCACCTTCGGCGAATAGTTCGGCGAAGCGAGCTCACGTTCAAGGAGGTCGGCTGCCTCCGGCTTGACGAACAGCTTGGATTCAAAATCGAGACCCGGCGACAGACCAAGATAGGCATGCGTCGGCCGGGCAAAGCAGTAGACGCATCCGTGCTCGCAACCACGATAAGGATTGATCGACCGGTCGAAGCCGATGTCAGGCGACTGGTTGCGGGTGATGATCTTGCGCGAAGTATCGACCTGCACCGTGGTCTGGAACGGCGGCAGTTCCTCAAGCGAGCGCCAGCCGTCGTCGAACGCGATGCGCGCATGCGGCTCGTAGCGGCCCGAAGCGTTCGACTGCGCGCCACGTCCGCGGCGGCGTTCATGCTCGACAACGACGCCAAGCAGGCCCGTGAGATCGTCAACGCGAACCCCCCCCGGCGCGGAGGGCAGCTCCGTTCCGCGATCGGAAATGGCGGTCCGATCAAGGTCCGCCGGGGGGCGTTTCAAGGCTGCAGGTCGTTGAGCCATGGACCTTACCTAGTCACGAAATGTGAACATAACAAGAACATTTTCGCGGTTTCCCGGCGGCTGCCGCCTTTCGTGGTTCGCCTTCACATCCGCACATGATGTGGTAGCAACCGTGGGGACAACGGTTGTGTTCCGCTTGCTGTCGCCTTGGGGGCTATGCTCAGCGTCATCGTCGCCACGCACGAATCGGAGCGCACTTTGGTGCCGACATTGTCGGCACTGATTCCGGGCGCGATGTCCGGTCTTGTTACGGAGGTCGTTGTGTCCGACGCGGAGTCGAAGGACGCTACGGCCGAAGTCGCCGACATTGCCGGATGCCGGTTCATTGCGTCGGCGGCCCCGCTCGGCGAGCGGCTCAAAACAGCCGCCCTGAGCACGCGGACACCCTGGCTGATGTTCCTGCGTGCCGGCATCGTGCTCGATGCCGATTGGACCGGCGCCAGCGAGACTTTCATGCAGTCGGCTTCGTTCAGCGAAACCGCCCCGCGCGCCGCGGTGTTCCGGACCGCCGGCACGGCTTCGGCGCAGCCGGGGCTCGGCGACGTCATTGCGCTGGCCCGGGCGGTGTTTGCCGGCCGCAAGCCATCGCCGGATCAGGGCTTGGTCATTTCCCGCAGCCTTTACGAGGCGGTCGGCGGCCACCCGGCGCACGCCGATGCCGAAGCGAGGCTGCTGAACCAACTCGGCCGCAAGGTGGCGCTGCTCGGCGCCGCGGTGCGGCGGGTCGCCTGAGCCTTACTTGACTTTGTCAACTAACTGCCCGACCTTGCGGCCATGCCTGCCGCCGGACCATCACCCGCGCCCGAAGCCGACGTTCCGCCCGACCGCGTCGCCGCGGTGCGCGGCTTCAACCGCTTCTACACGCGCCAGATCGGCCTCTTGCGGAAAACCTATCTCGACACGCCCTACTCGCTCGGCGAAATGCGCGTGCTGCACGAACTGGCGCATCCGAGTGTCGAGCAACCGACGGCGAAGGACATCGGCCGCGCCCTCGACCTCGATGCCGGCTATCTGTCGCGCGTGCTGCGCAATTTCGAGAAGCGCGGCCTGATCAAGCGCACGACGTCGAAGAATGACGCGCGGCAGAGCCACCTGTCGCTCACGGCCCAGGGCCGCAAATTCTTCGCGCCGGCCGAAAAGCGTTCTGCCGAAGACGTCGCCGAAATGCTGGGCGCGCTCAGCGAGCGCGAGCAAAGCGAACTGGTGCGCGCCATGCGCACCATCGAAACGTTGCTTGGACAAGAGGCCGACTCGCGGCCCGCGCGCACTTATACTTTGCGCGATCTACAGCCGGGCGATCTCGGCTGGATCGTCGCCGAGCATGCCCGCGTCTATACGCGCGAATACAATTGGGACAATTCATTCGAGGCGCTGGTGGCGCAGATCGTTGCCGACTTCGCCAGGAACTTCGATCCAGCGATGGAGCGCTGCTGGGTCGCCGAGATGGATGGCGAGCCGGTGGGCTCGGTGATGCTGGTCAAGGACGATAAGCCCGGCGTCGCCCGCATCCGCCTGCTCATCGTCTCACCGAAGGCCCGTGGCCTAGGCCTTGGCCGCCGTCTCACCGACGAATGCATCGCCTTTGCCCGCGCCAAGGGCTATCGCGCCATCACTTTGTGGACGCATGAATGCCTGACCGCCGCGCGCCATTGCTACGAGAAGGCCGGCTTCACGCTGACCTCGAGCCAGAACAAGATGAGCTTCGGGCAGAACGTGGTGGCGGAGTTCTGGGATATGACGCTTTAGGCCGTCGCAAACGCAGAACGTCATCCTCTGCGAAGCGAGGTACTAAGCCGTCGCGCCCTGCGCCTTCGGCCTTCGCAAATGCTCGTCCAGCCGCGGCAGAATTTCGACGAAGTTGCACGGCCGGTAGCGGTAGTCGAGCTGGTGGACGAGGATGTCGTCCCACGCGTCCTTGCAGGCACCCGGCGAACCCGGCAGGCAGAAAATGTAGGTGGCATTGGCGACGCCGGCGGTGGCGCGGGTCTGGATCGCCGAGGTGCCGATCTTCGGGTAGCTCACCATCGTGAAAAGCGTCGAGAAACCGTCCATACGCTTCTCGAACAGCGGCTCGACAGCTTCCGGCGTCACGTCACGGCCTGTGAAGCCGGTGCCTCCGGTCGAGATCACCACGTCGATGAACTTGTCCTCGATCCAGGCCTTCACCTTGCCGCGGATGGCATCGACCTCGTCTTTCACGATCGAGCGCTCGGCGAGAATGTGCCCGGCGGCCCGAATGCGCTCGACCAACGTATTGCCGGACTTGTCGTCGGCGAGTTCGCGCGTGTCGGAAATCGTCAGCACCGCGATCTTGAGCGGCACGAACTGCTTTGATTCATCGATACCGGGCATGGACTGAGACCTTATAACTGTGCGTTCGCCGCGAAGGTATTGCACGACGACACCTTGCCGGACTTGAAGCCGGTCGTGAACCAGCGCTGGCGCTGGGCAGAGGTGCCGTGTGTGAAGGAGTCCGGTACCACGTAGCCCCGCGCCTGCTTCTGCAGCCGGTCGTCGCCGATCGCCGCCGCGGTCTGCAGCGCGGCCTCGATGTCGCCGGGCTCGATCGAATTCCAGCGCTGGTTCGACTGGTTGGCCCAGATACCGGCAAAGCAGTCGGCCTGCAGTTCGACACGGACCTGGATACGGTTCGCCGCCGCGCGATCGCCGGCCGCCTGCTGCGCCTCGCGCGCCTTCGGCAGGATGCCGAGCAGGTTCTGCACGTGATGACCGACCTCGTGCGCGATCACATAAGCCTGGGCGAACTCGCAACCCTTGCCGGTACAGGCGCGGAAGCGTGAGCGCATTTCATCGAAGAACGACGTATCGAGGAAAATGCGACGGTCCGGCGGACAATAGAACGGACCGCTGGCCGAGCTTGCCATGCCGCAGGCGCTGCTCACCTGACCGGTAAACAAGCGCAGGCGCGGCGCGCGGTATTGCTGACCGGCGGTCTCGAACACCTTGCCCCAGGTATCTTCGGTATTACCGAGCACCGCGGCGACGAAACTGCCCATCTGATCGGTCGGTGCGCCGGTGCGCTGCGCCGGCCGATCGACACGCTGCTCATATTGTTGCGATGTCCGGCCGTTGTTCAGCATCTCCGCGCCGGAGATCAAAAGGCTCGGATCAATACCGAGCGCCCAGCCGATGAGTCCGAGCACGACAACAGTGCCGATGCCCAAACCACCGCCGCCCACCGGCAGATTGAAACCACCGCCACCGCCGCCGCGATCGTCTTCGACGTTATCGCTGCGGCGAAAATCGTCCCAACGCATTCAATCTGTCTCCCAACCCGCGCTGCCCTGACCGTTTCCTTTAGCACGACTGATTGCGGCAATACTTGGCACACTGTTAACCTCTGCTAACTCCCGGTTAAGTTAGCAGAATTCGTTCCGACAAATTTTTCTATAAAGGTTTTTTTCACCTTGGGCTGCGCATGATGCGGGCCTGTCGGTTTGTAGGTCCCGCGTCAGCCGACCGCGTCGTCCTTGAGTCAGAGTTGAGTCATGGTTGAGTCGCGTCGCGGGGCGCCCGGTCGGGCGCCCCGTGGTCTTTCCAAGACCCCCGATCATCGAATCCTTGTTGGCGACTGCGTCAACGAGATGTCGAAGCTTCAGGCCGGTTCCGTCGACCTGATTTTCGCCGATCCGCCCTATAATCTGCAGCTTGCCAGCGATCTGAAGCGGCCGGACGACTCTCATGTCGACGCCGTTACCGACGACTGGGACAAGTTCGCGAGCTTCGCCGCTTACGATGCGTTTACCAAAGAGTGGTTGGCCGCCTGCCGCCGCGTGCTCAAGCCTGCCGGCACGATCTGGGTGATCGGCTCCTACCACAACATTTTCCGCGTCGGCGCGATCATGCAGGACATGGGGTTCTGGATCCTCAACGACGTGATCTGGCGCAAGACCAACCCGATGCCGAATTTCCGCGGCCGGCGCTTCACCAATGCGCACGAAACCATGATCTGGGCCTCGCGCGATCCGAACGCCAAGGGCTACACCTTCAATTACGAGGCCCTGAAGGCCGGCAACGACGACGTGCAGGTGCGTTCCGACTGGACCTTCCCGCTCTGCACGGGTTCCGAGCGCCTGAAAGGCACCGACGGCAAGAAGCTGCATCCGACCCAGAAGCCGGAAGCGCTTCTGGCGCGCGTCATCCTGTCGAGTTCCAAGCCGGGCGACCTCGTCCTCGACCCGTTCAACGGCACCGGCACCACCGGAGCGGTCGCCAAGAAGTTAGGGCGCCGCTACATCGGGCTGGAGCGCGAGAAGAAGTACGCCTCCGCCGCCGAAAAGCGCCTCGCCGATGTCGAGGTCGTGCCCTCGCCCTCCATCGCGCCGTTCATGACGGCCCGCGAGGCCCCGCGCGTCGCCTTCGCCTCGCTGATCGAACGCGGCCTTGTTACGCCGGGCGCCCGCCTCACTGACTCAAAGAAACGGCACAAAGCAATCGTCCGCGCCGACGGCGCCATCGCGGTCGGCGACACGGTCGGCTCGATCCACCGCGTCGGCGCGGTGGTCCAAGGGCTCGATGCCTGTAACGGCTGGTCGTTCTGGCATGTCGAGACGCCGAAAGGCCTCGTGTCGATCGACGACCTACGCGCCCAGGTGCGTTCGGAAATGGCGCTCCTGGAAGCGGCGGAGTGATTCTCCGCCGTCAGCCTTTCTTCGGCTTCAACGCCTCCCCGGTCTCTTCCGAGATCACGGTTGAATGTCCGTAATCACCGTCCGGCTCCGGCACGCCTTTGCGCAGCAGAAACTTGACAGAATGCGCGCCGTTCAATCCGGCCGGAATGCGGATCTTCCGGTTGATGATGTATTCGCCGCCGCTGCGCGTCAGAGCGCCCGAACCGACAAGCTGCAGCAGACCGGCCTCCTGTGGCAGCACCTCGTAGGGCTCCGCCGGCACCGAGGCGACGACAGCCTTGGCATCGATGGTAACCACACCACCTGGGCTATAGCGATCGAGGTCCGACGAAGCCTGGCGGTCCGGCTTTACGGCGGTGATCTTGCCATCGTTTAGAATGTAGCTCGTGCCATTCTGCACAATGGTCAGGCCCGGCCTGTCCGGGCCGACCGACTCGATCTTGCCCGACGGCACACTGAAAGCGACTATCGCGTATTTGCCGGAAACCATCTCGGGCGCCTTGCCCGTCATCGTCCGCACGAAGCCGGCGGCCTTCGCCGAGTCCGTCGACGGCACGTTAGAGAAATAGCGCATGCAGCCGGTGCGCTCTGGGAATGTCACGCGATCGGCCGGCAGACCCGTGGCGCCGGCGGCGATCCGCGGCTTTTCGCCGGATTGTACACCACCATTCGATGACAGTACGGCGCGTTCGATGCGCTCGACGGCGCCGTAGAAGCGCCAAATCGTCGGACGCATGGTCGCGATCACGAGATAAAGTGGTTCGCGGCCGGGCTCGACCACGACATTGCCGACACCCGTCACGTCGCTTTGCGAGCCGAGCGCGACGGTCGAGAGGGATTCAGTCTGATAGCTGCCGAGCAGCACGACCTTGGCGGCCTGCGAAGCCTTCGGCAGGTCGCAGCCCGGTTGCACCTTGTCCGGGGCCGGCGGCCGCGCAGCCTCCATCCGCTCGCGATTGACATCCCTACGCTCGGCGTCGAGTTCATCCAGCGAGATGGTGCCGTTGCCGTCCTTGTCGACGGCGCGA
The Pseudolabrys sp. FHR47 genome window above contains:
- a CDS encoding ribonuclease HII, yielding MAPASKKKTARKPAAKSAAKAQLPLVEPILRPTFRRERRALKAGIFPVAGCDEAGRGPLAGPVVSAAVILDPDRIPRGLNDSKKLDAEAREKLYEKICATAQVSVAFASVDRIDRDNILRASLWASARAVKALPVRPKLVFMDGNMKIDCGCDCEAVVSGDALVLSVAAASIVAKVTRDRYMMRLAEAYPGYGFERHMGYSVPEHFRALQALGPTPHHRRSFAPVAAKFAAMGERLEDVPDEALAAVLPL
- a CDS encoding glycosyl transferase; the protein is MLSVIVATHESERTLVPTLSALIPGAMSGLVTEVVVSDAESKDATAEVADIAGCRFIASAAPLGERLKTAALSTRTPWLMFLRAGIVLDADWTGASETFMQSASFSETAPRAAVFRTAGTASAQPGLGDVIALARAVFAGRKPSPDQGLVISRSLYEAVGGHPAHADAEARLLNQLGRKVALLGAAVRRVA
- a CDS encoding EF-hand domain-containing protein, producing MVKKFIVAAMLACIASPDAQAQVLRVSQENSGPPLPSPRQYLVNRLQGGMTLDRFLASLRGEFERQDADGNDVFDQDDIDLQVKIGEAGWRTTFVMQIMPADLDGDGYVTEQELRQKLQYDMRRNGTLLQPARPGSPGPQERIEQSLRKTMEADTDKDGRLSIKEAMDYAASQRVYAQGTVNNLRIVARQMLSLAREGKTALTSLDVENAASAYFRAVDKDGNGTISLDELDAERRDVNRERMEAARPPAPDKVQPGCDLPKASQAAKVVLLGSYQTESLSTVALGSQSDVTGVGNVVVEPGREPLYLVIATMRPTIWRFYGAVERIERAVLSSNGGVQSGEKPRIAAGATGLPADRVTFPERTGCMRYFSNVPSTDSAKAAGFVRTMTGKAPEMVSGKYAIVAFSVPSGKIESVGPDRPGLTIVQNGTSYILNDGKITAVKPDRQASSDLDRYSPGGVVTIDAKAVVASVPAEPYEVLPQEAGLLQLVGSGALTRSGGEYIINRKIRIPAGLNGAHSVKFLLRKGVPEPDGDYGHSTVISEETGEALKPKKG
- a CDS encoding neutral zinc metallopeptidase, translated to MRWDDFRRSDNVEDDRGGGGGGFNLPVGGGGLGIGTVVVLGLIGWALGIDPSLLISGAEMLNNGRTSQQYEQRVDRPAQRTGAPTDQMGSFVAAVLGNTEDTWGKVFETAGQQYRAPRLRLFTGQVSSACGMASSASGPFYCPPDRRIFLDTSFFDEMRSRFRACTGKGCEFAQAYVIAHEVGHHVQNLLGILPKAREAQQAAGDRAAANRIQVRVELQADCFAGIWANQSNQRWNSIEPGDIEAALQTAAAIGDDRLQKQARGYVVPDSFTHGTSAQRQRWFTTGFKSGKVSSCNTFAANAQL
- a CDS encoding glycosyltransferase family 39 protein; translated protein: MHHVSLIIEFLRGRPKVVFWFVALSQGMLWTLIPALFFSSPPGDLPLVLAVGREFQLGSYLGPPLAFWLAEIAFRGGGMFGLYALSQICIVVALWAVFTLGRTLIGTRHAVLAILLMVGIAAFTVPSPDFGPAVLAIPLWALALMHYWRALGEGRRGSWFLLSVDLGLLLLTHFAGIVLVALLIVFTPLTRRGREALRHPEPWLALLLLVVVVAPYAAWLSQSWPLVAATLQESTAGVSALRLAGALVAVHLGLLLLAVLSTGIGRGRNERAPEIDRSPVEPAARAFVYFFALAPALVVIALVLIGERVPQAALLSSFGALTTWSMLAPLALLSGMAVVLAAGNRVLIYREHWVSSSWLALLVAPPLLLALSLLVAPWTFARDNRLAQPSANQAEFFAETYQRRTGKPLQYVSGDARLAPLIAMMAPGGPQGRPHVFFAWAPQRSPWVSVDDVAAHGGVLVWPAAANNAVPEDLRTQFPGLVPELPRQFDRAVQGRLPPVRIGWAVLRPPAQ
- a CDS encoding site-specific DNA-methyltransferase; protein product: MVESRRGAPGRAPRGLSKTPDHRILVGDCVNEMSKLQAGSVDLIFADPPYNLQLASDLKRPDDSHVDAVTDDWDKFASFAAYDAFTKEWLAACRRVLKPAGTIWVIGSYHNIFRVGAIMQDMGFWILNDVIWRKTNPMPNFRGRRFTNAHETMIWASRDPNAKGYTFNYEALKAGNDDVQVRSDWTFPLCTGSERLKGTDGKKLHPTQKPEALLARVILSSSKPGDLVLDPFNGTGTTGAVAKKLGRRYIGLEREKKYASAAEKRLADVEVVPSPSIAPFMTAREAPRVAFASLIERGLVTPGARLTDSKKRHKAIVRADGAIAVGDTVGSIHRVGAVVQGLDACNGWSFWHVETPKGLVSIDDLRAQVRSEMALLEAAE
- the moaB gene encoding molybdenum cofactor biosynthesis protein B, with translation MPGIDESKQFVPLKIAVLTISDTRELADDKSGNTLVERIRAAGHILAERSIVKDEVDAIRGKVKAWIEDKFIDVVISTGGTGFTGRDVTPEAVEPLFEKRMDGFSTLFTMVSYPKIGTSAIQTRATAGVANATYIFCLPGSPGACKDAWDDILVHQLDYRYRPCNFVEILPRLDEHLRRPKAQGATA
- the cydB gene encoding cytochrome d ubiquinol oxidase subunit II, which encodes MGSMEMYLPLIWAALIGVAVAMYIILDGFDLGIGVLFPFTKSETERDQMMRTIAPFWDGNETWLILGGVGLFVAFPRAYAVIMPALYIPVIVMLVALVFRGVAFEFRTVSRSKTGWSFAFALGSTLAAFSQGVILGGLVQGIAVTNREFSGGHFHWATPFSFLCGVALVAGYALLGTTWLHMKTEGQVAARAQRQAKYWLIAVLVFMAAVSLYTPIAEPRIAARWFSLPNFYFLWPVPTITALVAFACWHWIERGREVPPFLASIALFMLGYIGLVISNYPYLVPPSLTIWDTSASAGSQVFMLIGTLFLLPMVIGYVIFVYWIFRGKVREGESYH
- a CDS encoding helix-turn-helix domain-containing GNAT family N-acetyltransferase, producing MPAAGPSPAPEADVPPDRVAAVRGFNRFYTRQIGLLRKTYLDTPYSLGEMRVLHELAHPSVEQPTAKDIGRALDLDAGYLSRVLRNFEKRGLIKRTTSKNDARQSHLSLTAQGRKFFAPAEKRSAEDVAEMLGALSEREQSELVRAMRTIETLLGQEADSRPARTYTLRDLQPGDLGWIVAEHARVYTREYNWDNSFEALVAQIVADFARNFDPAMERCWVAEMDGEPVGSVMLVKDDKPGVARIRLLIVSPKARGLGLGRRLTDECIAFARAKGYRAITLWTHECLTAARHCYEKAGFTLTSSQNKMSFGQNVVAEFWDMTL
- a CDS encoding PA0069 family radical SAM protein, giving the protein MAQRPAALKRPPADLDRTAISDRGTELPSAPGGVRVDDLTGLLGVVVEHERRRGRGAQSNASGRYEPHARIAFDDGWRSLEELPPFQTTVQVDTSRKIITRNQSPDIGFDRSINPYRGCEHGCVYCFARPTHAYLGLSPGLDFESKLFVKPEAADLLERELASPNYSPKVIAIGTNTDPYQPIERRYKVMRRILETLDRAGHPVGIVTKSALVTRDLDILARMAERNLAKVALSVTTLDPELARKMEPRAATPIKRLEALRQLSQAGVPTTVMVAPIIPALNDSEIERILDAAAAAGVKEAGYVMLRLPLEVRDLFREWLEANYPDRAGHVFRLVREMRGGKDYDSEWGTRMKGKGPYAWLIGRRFELACEKLGLNVAKRKLSTEHFRHPRPDEAQMSLF